A region from the Azospirillaceae bacterium genome encodes:
- a CDS encoding DUF2849 domain-containing protein yields the protein MARVTDAPKVVTANRLQDGAVVWLDRAGVWSTNVAEAEVHAEATGTEAALAVARASAARQEVVEPYAIDVVVTEGAAPQPVKVREQIRAAGPSIDAIPVGFAA from the coding sequence ATGGCCCGCGTTACCGACGCCCCCAAGGTCGTCACCGCCAACCGCCTGCAGGACGGCGCCGTCGTCTGGCTTGACCGGGCCGGCGTCTGGTCGACCAACGTGGCCGAGGCTGAGGTGCATGCCGAGGCCACGGGGACGGAAGCGGCGCTGGCCGTGGCGCGCGCCTCCGCCGCGCGGCAGGAGGTGGTGGAGCCTTACGCCATCGACGTGGTGGTCACGGAAGGTGCGGCCCCGCAGCCCGTCAAGGTTCGGGAGCAGATCCGCGCCGCCGGCCCCAGCATCGACGCCATCCCGGTCGGCTTCGCCGCCTGA
- a CDS encoding sulfate ABC transporter substrate-binding protein, producing the protein MAGAAGLAVFGSVRARSASQLLNVSYDPTREFYKEYNELFAKEWAKAANGDQVSVNTSHGGSGKQARAVIDGLEADVVTLALAYDIDAIVENGGLIGKDWQKRLPFNSTPYTSTIVFLVRKGNPKGIKDWPDLLKPGIDVITPNPKTSGGARWNYLAAWGYARAKGGDAAARDYIKALFKKVPVLDTGARGATTTFVQRGLGDVLLAWENEAYLAIQELGPGEFELVTPSVSVLAEPPVAVVDKVVDRHGTRRVAEAYLQTLYTQPAQILATKHFYRPRDPVVLQEVQNKFAKIDLFDINTFGGWNDAHKAHFADGGSFDQLYQPG; encoded by the coding sequence ATGGCAGGTGCCGCCGGCTTAGCCGTGTTCGGCTCGGTACGCGCGCGCTCCGCCTCGCAGCTGCTGAACGTGTCGTATGACCCGACGCGCGAATTCTACAAGGAATACAATGAGCTGTTCGCCAAGGAATGGGCGAAGGCCGCCAATGGCGACCAGGTCAGCGTCAACACCTCGCACGGCGGGTCGGGCAAGCAGGCCCGCGCCGTGATCGATGGGCTGGAGGCCGACGTCGTCACCCTGGCGCTGGCCTACGACATCGACGCCATCGTCGAAAACGGCGGCCTGATCGGCAAGGATTGGCAAAAGCGCCTGCCCTTCAATTCCACACCATACACCAGCACGATCGTGTTCCTGGTGCGCAAGGGCAACCCCAAGGGCATCAAGGACTGGCCGGATCTGCTGAAGCCGGGGATCGATGTCATCACCCCCAATCCCAAGACGTCGGGCGGCGCCCGCTGGAACTATCTGGCGGCCTGGGGCTATGCCCGTGCCAAGGGTGGTGACGCGGCCGCGCGCGACTACATCAAGGCGTTGTTCAAGAAGGTGCCGGTGCTGGACACCGGGGCGCGCGGCGCCACCACCACCTTCGTGCAGCGCGGCCTGGGCGACGTGCTGCTGGCCTGGGAGAATGAGGCCTATCTGGCCATCCAGGAACTGGGCCCGGGCGAATTCGAACTGGTGACGCCGTCCGTCTCCGTCCTGGCGGAACCGCCGGTGGCGGTGGTGGACAAGGTGGTGGACCGCCACGGCACCCGCCGCGTGGCGGAGGCCTACCTCCAGACCCTGTACACCCAGCCGGCCCAGATCCTGGCGACCAAGCACTTCTACCGCCCGCGTGATCCGGTGGTGTTGCAGGAGGTGCAGAACAAGTTCGCCAAGATCGACCTGTTCGACATCAATACCTTTGGCGGCTGGAACGACGCCCACAAGGCCCACTTCGCCGATGGCGGCAGCTTCGACCAGCTGTACCAGCCGGGCTGA
- the ahpF gene encoding alkyl hydroperoxide reductase subunit F encodes MLDANLKAQLKAYLERAKQPIEIVAFPDGSAASTQMMELLADIAEASPLVNINENVDGPGRRPSFTVNRPAGDIGIRFSGLPMGHEFTSLVLALLQAGGYPPKVSDEVIAQIKAIEGDFHFETFISLTCHNCPDVVQALNLMSVLNPRIRHEMIDGGLFQDEVTKRQIMGVPAVFLNGEPFGQGRMELEEILAKLDTSSVAREAAKIDGKDPFDVLVVGGGPAGAAAAIYAARKGIRTGIVAERFGGQVMDTLGIENFISVTATEGPKLVRGLEEHVRSYDVDIMNQQRAKALATVDGLHQVTLESGATLKAKSVIIATGARWREMKVPGEEQYKTKGVAFCPHCDGPLFKGKRVAVVGGGNSGVEAAIDLAGIVSHVTLLEFDSQLRADAVLITKLKSLPNVTILTQAQTTEVTGDGQKVNGLVYKDRASGETHRVALEGIFVQIGLLPNTDWLRGTVELTQRGEVIVGHHGDTSVPGVFAAGDVTTVPYKQIIIAMGEGAKASLGAFDHMIRSSVKVA; translated from the coding sequence ATGTTGGACGCCAACCTCAAAGCGCAATTGAAGGCCTATCTGGAGCGCGCGAAGCAGCCGATCGAGATCGTTGCCTTCCCCGACGGTAGCGCCGCCTCCACCCAGATGATGGAATTGCTGGCAGATATCGCCGAGGCCTCCCCCCTGGTGAACATCAATGAGAACGTGGACGGCCCCGGCCGCCGCCCGTCCTTCACCGTCAACCGCCCCGCCGGCGACATCGGCATCCGCTTCAGCGGCCTGCCCATGGGCCACGAATTCACCTCGCTGGTCCTGGCGCTGCTGCAGGCCGGCGGCTATCCGCCCAAGGTTTCGGATGAGGTCATCGCCCAGATCAAGGCGATCGAGGGCGATTTCCATTTCGAGACCTTCATCTCGCTCACCTGCCACAACTGCCCGGACGTGGTGCAGGCGCTGAACCTGATGTCGGTGCTGAACCCCCGCATCCGCCATGAGATGATCGACGGCGGCCTGTTCCAGGATGAGGTGACCAAGCGCCAGATCATGGGCGTGCCGGCCGTCTTCCTGAACGGCGAGCCCTTCGGCCAGGGCCGGATGGAGCTTGAGGAAATCCTGGCGAAGCTGGACACCAGCTCCGTCGCCCGTGAGGCCGCCAAGATCGACGGCAAGGACCCGTTCGACGTGCTGGTGGTGGGCGGTGGCCCCGCCGGTGCCGCGGCCGCCATCTACGCCGCTCGCAAGGGCATCCGCACCGGCATCGTGGCGGAGCGTTTCGGCGGCCAGGTGATGGACACGCTGGGCATCGAGAACTTCATCTCCGTCACCGCGACGGAAGGGCCGAAGCTGGTGCGCGGGCTGGAGGAACATGTCCGCAGCTATGACGTGGACATCATGAATCAGCAGCGCGCCAAGGCGCTGGCCACCGTCGATGGCCTGCACCAGGTGACGCTGGAAAGCGGCGCCACGCTGAAGGCCAAGTCCGTCATCATCGCCACCGGCGCCCGCTGGCGCGAGATGAAGGTGCCGGGGGAGGAACAGTACAAAACCAAGGGTGTGGCCTTCTGCCCGCACTGCGACGGCCCCCTGTTCAAGGGCAAGCGCGTGGCGGTGGTCGGTGGCGGCAATTCCGGTGTCGAGGCAGCGATCGACCTGGCCGGCATCGTCTCTCACGTCACGCTGCTGGAGTTCGACAGCCAGTTGCGCGCCGACGCCGTGCTGATCACCAAGCTGAAAAGCCTGCCCAACGTCACCATCCTGACCCAGGCCCAGACCACCGAGGTCACGGGCGACGGCCAGAAGGTGAACGGCCTGGTCTACAAGGACCGTGCCTCGGGTGAGACGCACCGCGTGGCGCTGGAAGGCATCTTCGTCCAGATCGGCCTGCTGCCCAACACCGACTGGCTGCGCGGCACGGTCGAGCTGACGCAGCGGGGTGAGGTGATCGTGGGCCACCACGGCGACACGTCGGTCCCCGGGGTGTTCGCCGCCGGCGACGTGACCACCGTGCCCTACAAGCAGATCATCATCGCCATGGGCGAGGGTGCCAAGGCCTCGCTGGGCGCCTTCGACCACATGATCCGCAGTTCGGTGAAGGTCGCCTGA
- the cysG gene encoding siroheme synthase CysG, whose translation MTAPFPLFLTLTGQTVLIVGGGELALRKARLVAGQAGTDGRGARLVVVAPDVQPDLAALAQEVRHRPFADSDLDGVTLVFAAGEDDVEAARVAALARARGLLVNVPDRPALSSFIMPAIIDRAPVTVAISTGGASPVLARRLRARLEAALEPGLGRLAFFLDGFRTAVRAVKTDETARRRFWERVIDGPIARRFLAGDEAGAHEQLVKALNASGEGAIEGGSVALVGAGPGDPDLLTLRALRVLQDADVVVHDKLVDERILDYVRRDARRIYVGKSKSCHTLSQGEINALLVREAQAGHRVVRLKGGDPFIFGRGGEEMVVLRAAGIPVELVPGITAAVGCAAATGIPLTHRGLAQGITVITAHGAGPAGEGAEPPLDWPALARLDHTLAIYMGLSKAGLVAERLIAAGKAPGTPAALVENGTRPDQVLAVGTLAQLGELAVRHALKGPALILVGEVVSLADPAQIAADVFAQTTPTSGRFGDTTPGAGFKAAV comes from the coding sequence ATGACCGCCCCCTTCCCCCTTTTCCTGACGCTGACCGGCCAGACGGTGCTGATCGTCGGTGGGGGGGAGCTTGCCTTGCGCAAGGCGCGACTGGTGGCGGGGCAGGCGGGTACGGATGGCCGTGGCGCCCGGCTGGTGGTGGTGGCGCCCGACGTGCAGCCCGACCTTGCGGCCCTGGCGCAGGAGGTGCGCCACCGCCCCTTCGCCGACAGCGACCTGGACGGCGTGACCCTGGTGTTCGCAGCCGGCGAGGATGATGTGGAGGCCGCCCGCGTGGCCGCCCTGGCCCGAGCCCGCGGCCTGCTGGTCAATGTGCCGGACCGGCCGGCCCTGTCCAGCTTCATCATGCCGGCCATCATCGACCGCGCGCCCGTCACCGTCGCCATTTCCACCGGCGGCGCCTCACCCGTGCTGGCCCGCCGCCTGCGCGCCCGGCTGGAGGCGGCGCTGGAGCCCGGCCTGGGCCGACTGGCGTTCTTCCTGGATGGCTTCCGCACCGCCGTGCGCGCCGTGAAGACCGATGAGACCGCCCGCCGCCGCTTCTGGGAACGGGTGATCGACGGCCCCATCGCCCGCCGTTTCCTGGCCGGGGATGAGGCCGGCGCGCACGAGCAGTTGGTGAAGGCGCTGAACGCCAGCGGCGAGGGTGCGATCGAAGGCGGTTCCGTCGCCCTGGTCGGCGCCGGCCCCGGCGACCCCGACCTTCTGACCCTGCGGGCCCTGCGCGTGCTGCAGGACGCCGACGTGGTCGTCCACGACAAGCTGGTGGACGAGCGCATTCTGGACTACGTCCGCCGCGACGCCCGCCGCATCTACGTGGGCAAAAGCAAATCCTGCCACACCCTGAGCCAGGGTGAGATCAACGCCCTGCTGGTGCGCGAGGCCCAGGCCGGCCACCGCGTGGTGCGGCTGAAAGGCGGCGACCCCTTCATCTTCGGCCGGGGGGGCGAGGAGATGGTGGTGTTGCGCGCCGCCGGCATCCCCGTCGAGCTGGTGCCCGGCATCACCGCCGCCGTGGGCTGTGCCGCCGCCACCGGCATCCCGCTGACCCATCGTGGCCTGGCCCAGGGCATCACCGTCATCACCGCCCACGGCGCCGGCCCGGCCGGCGAAGGGGCGGAGCCCCCCCTGGACTGGCCGGCCCTGGCCCGCCTGGACCATACGCTGGCGATCTATATGGGCCTGAGCAAGGCCGGCCTGGTGGCCGAACGCCTGATCGCCGCCGGCAAGGCGCCGGGCACGCCCGCCGCCCTGGTGGAGAACGGCACCCGGCCGGACCAGGTGCTGGCCGTGGGCACGCTGGCCCAGCTGGGTGAGCTGGCCGTCCGCCACGCCCTGAAGGGCCCGGCCCTGATCCTGGTGGGCGAGGTCGTGTCCTTGGCCGACCCCGCCCAGATCGCCGCAGACGTTTTCGCCCAAACCACTCCCACCTCGGGGCGCTTCGGCGACACGACCCCCGGGGCGGGCTTCAAAGCCGCTGTTTGA
- the dnaE gene encoding DNA polymerase III subunit alpha yields MSHPGFIHLRTHSAYSLSEGAIKVKELVKLCTKNAMPAVAVTDTGNLFGSLEFAMAASESGVQPIVGCQMWIGRWGPAANTRGAQRPGAFGADQLVLLAQSAKGYDNLMELISRAYMETEPGLEPQVSMAGLEGYTEGLIALTGGLHGGVGRLLLEGQTPAATELLLELKRLFPDRLYVELMRHGDGPIGRAEARIEGPLVDLAYAHDLPLVATNDCYFADAGMYEAHDALMCIATGSFIMQDDRRRLTPDHYFKSAQEMRDLFADLPEAVDNTVVIAQRCAYMPRKINPILPNFPTEAGRTEAEELHAQAHDGLTFRLERYVFTPEMDAEAKADTEKRYRERLDYELSVIERMKFPGYFLIVSDFIKWAKDNGIPVGPGRGSGAGSLVAWSLLITDLDPIRFGLLFERFLNPERVSMPDFDVDFCQDRRDEVIRYVQAKYGTDRVAQIITFGKLQARAVLRDVGRVLQMPYGQVDRICKMVPNNPANPVTLQQALDGEPLLQEMRRQDETVDRLIGVALKLEGLYRHASTHAAGVVIGDRPLDQLVPLYRDPRSDMPVTQFNMKYVELAGLVKFDFLGLKTLTVLQKAVELIRPRQPDLDLLNLDLYDEKTYRLLGRAEASGVFQLESSGMRDVLRRMKPNRIEDIIALVSLYRPGPMDNIPKYIKVKDKQEEPDYMHPSLEPILKETFGIMVYQEQVMQIAQVLAGYSLGGADLLRRAMGKKIKEEMEKERSKFIDGATARGVDSEQAGLIFDQVNKFAGYGFNKSHAAAYALIAYQTAYLKANFPVEFMAASMTLDLGNTDKLNQFRQELDRLKIKLLPPDINQSGDIFRVEMVNGERAVRYALAAVKGVGGPAMAAVIAERDANGPYRDLFDFARRLDNKVINKRQLENLAAAGAFDSLVPNRHQVHSAIEIMLRYAQAQAAEKESGMASLFGASAPLKAPELPRVVDWEPLEKLRHEFEAIGFYLSAHPLDAFAAPLAKLKVVRFADLPAIIARGGGSTRYRMAGIVVARQERTAKSGNRFAFIGMSDASGVYEVTLFSEALAPAREHLEPGKAVMMTVDVQQNGEELRLTGSTVQLLEDEVARVASGLRLTLKDQEPVAGLQSVLQRMPSGRGKIHLMVEIDRLEVEVVLPQAYQINSASRSALRAIPGVLDVQDI; encoded by the coding sequence ATGTCGCACCCCGGTTTCATCCATCTGCGCACCCATTCCGCCTATTCGCTGTCCGAGGGCGCGATCAAGGTGAAGGAACTGGTGAAGCTGTGCACCAAGAACGCCATGCCGGCGGTGGCGGTGACGGATACCGGCAACCTGTTTGGCAGCCTGGAATTCGCCATGGCGGCGTCGGAGTCGGGCGTGCAGCCCATCGTCGGCTGCCAGATGTGGATCGGCCGCTGGGGCCCCGCCGCCAACACCCGTGGGGCCCAGCGGCCCGGCGCCTTCGGCGCGGACCAGTTGGTGCTGCTGGCACAGAGCGCCAAGGGTTACGACAACCTGATGGAACTGATCAGCCGCGCCTATATGGAAACGGAACCGGGGCTGGAGCCCCAGGTGTCCATGGCCGGGCTGGAAGGTTATACCGAGGGCCTGATCGCCCTGACCGGCGGCCTGCACGGCGGCGTGGGGCGCCTGCTGCTGGAAGGCCAGACACCGGCCGCGACCGAGCTTCTGCTGGAACTGAAGCGCCTGTTCCCCGACCGCCTGTATGTGGAGCTGATGCGCCATGGCGACGGCCCCATCGGCCGGGCGGAGGCGCGCATCGAAGGCCCGCTGGTGGACCTGGCCTATGCCCACGACCTGCCGCTGGTCGCCACCAACGACTGCTACTTCGCCGACGCCGGCATGTACGAGGCGCACGACGCCCTGATGTGCATCGCCACCGGCAGCTTCATCATGCAGGACGACCGCCGCCGCCTGACGCCCGACCATTATTTCAAGAGCGCGCAGGAGATGCGCGACCTGTTCGCCGACCTGCCCGAGGCGGTGGACAATACGGTGGTGATCGCCCAGCGCTGCGCTTACATGCCGCGCAAGATCAACCCCATCCTGCCCAACTTCCCCACCGAGGCCGGCCGGACGGAGGCGGAGGAACTGCACGCCCAGGCGCATGACGGCCTGACCTTCCGCCTGGAACGCTACGTCTTCACGCCCGAGATGGACGCGGAGGCCAAGGCCGACACGGAAAAGCGCTACCGCGAGCGGCTGGATTACGAGTTGTCCGTCATCGAGCGCATGAAGTTCCCCGGCTACTTCCTGATCGTGTCGGACTTCATCAAATGGGCCAAGGACAACGGCATCCCCGTGGGACCGGGCCGTGGTTCGGGCGCCGGTTCGCTGGTCGCCTGGTCGCTGCTGATCACCGACTTGGACCCCATCCGCTTCGGCCTGCTGTTCGAACGCTTCCTGAACCCCGAACGCGTGTCCATGCCCGACTTCGACGTGGACTTCTGCCAGGACCGCCGGGACGAGGTGATCCGTTACGTCCAGGCCAAGTACGGCACCGACCGCGTGGCGCAGATCATCACCTTCGGTAAGCTGCAGGCCCGCGCCGTGCTGCGCGACGTGGGGCGTGTGCTGCAGATGCCCTATGGCCAGGTGGACCGCATCTGCAAGATGGTGCCCAACAACCCGGCCAACCCCGTCACCCTGCAACAGGCCCTGGATGGTGAGCCGCTGTTGCAGGAGATGCGCCGCCAGGATGAGACGGTGGACCGCCTGATCGGCGTGGCGTTAAAGCTGGAAGGCCTGTACCGCCACGCCTCCACCCACGCCGCCGGCGTGGTGATCGGCGACCGGCCGCTGGACCAGCTGGTGCCGCTGTACCGCGATCCGCGTTCCGACATGCCGGTCACCCAATTCAACATGAAGTATGTGGAACTGGCCGGCCTGGTGAAGTTCGACTTCCTGGGTCTGAAGACCCTGACCGTGCTGCAGAAGGCGGTGGAGTTGATCCGCCCGCGCCAGCCGGATCTGGACCTGCTGAACCTCGACCTCTACGACGAGAAGACCTACAGGCTGCTGGGCCGGGCCGAGGCCTCGGGCGTGTTCCAGCTGGAAAGTTCGGGCATGCGCGACGTGCTGCGCCGCATGAAGCCCAATCGCATTGAGGACATCATCGCCCTGGTCTCGCTGTACCGGCCGGGCCCGATGGACAACATCCCCAAGTACATTAAGGTCAAGGACAAGCAGGAAGAACCTGACTACATGCATCCCTCGCTGGAGCCCATCCTGAAGGAAACCTTCGGGATCATGGTCTACCAGGAACAGGTGATGCAGATCGCCCAGGTGCTGGCGGGCTACAGCCTGGGTGGCGCCGACCTGCTGCGCCGCGCCATGGGCAAGAAGATCAAGGAGGAGATGGAGAAGGAGCGGTCCAAGTTCATCGACGGCGCCACCGCGCGCGGGGTGGATTCGGAACAGGCCGGCCTGATCTTCGACCAGGTGAACAAGTTCGCGGGCTACGGCTTCAACAAGTCGCATGCCGCCGCTTACGCCCTGATCGCCTACCAGACGGCGTATCTGAAGGCCAATTTCCCGGTGGAGTTCATGGCCGCGTCCATGACGCTGGATCTGGGCAATACCGACAAGCTGAACCAGTTTCGCCAGGAACTGGACCGGTTGAAGATCAAGCTGCTGCCGCCGGACATCAACCAATCCGGCGACATCTTCCGGGTGGAGATGGTCAATGGCGAGCGCGCGGTGCGCTACGCCCTGGCGGCGGTGAAGGGCGTGGGCGGCCCCGCCATGGCGGCGGTGATCGCGGAGCGCGACGCCAACGGCCCCTACCGCGACCTGTTCGATTTCGCCCGCCGCCTGGACAACAAGGTCATCAACAAGCGCCAGCTGGAGAATCTCGCCGCCGCCGGCGCTTTCGACAGCCTGGTGCCCAACCGCCACCAGGTTCATTCCGCCATCGAAATCATGCTGCGCTACGCTCAGGCCCAGGCGGCGGAGAAGGAAAGCGGCATGGCCAGCCTGTTCGGCGCGTCGGCCCCGCTGAAGGCGCCGGAACTGCCGCGGGTGGTGGATTGGGAACCGCTGGAAAAGCTGCGGCATGAGTTCGAGGCCATCGGCTTCTACCTGTCCGCCCACCCGCTGGACGCCTTCGCCGCCCCCCTGGCCAAGCTGAAGGTGGTGCGGTTCGCCGACCTGCCGGCCATCATCGCGCGCGGCGGCGGTTCCACCCGCTACCGCATGGCCGGCATCGTCGTCGCCCGCCAGGAACGCACGGCCAAAAGCGGCAACCGCTTCGCCTTCATCGGCATGTCCGATGCGTCCGGCGTCTATGAGGTGACCCTGTTCTCCGAGGCGCTGGCGCCGGCGCGTGAACATCTGGAACCGGGCAAGGCCGTGATGATGACGGTCGATGTGCAGCAGAACGGCGAGGAACTGCGCCTGACCGGCAGCACGGTGCAGTTGCTGGAGGATGAGGTCGCCCGCGTGGCGTCCGGCCTGCGCCTGACCCTGAAGGACCAGGAACCGGTGGCGGGCCTGCAGTCGGTGCTGCAGCGCATGCCCTCCGGCCGGGGCAAGATCCACCTGATGGTGGAGATCGACCGGCTGGAGGTGGAGGTGGTGCTGCCCCAGGCCTATCAGATCAACAGCGCCAGCCGGTCGGCCCTGCGCGCCATTCCCGGCGTGCTGGATGTCCAGGATATCTGA
- a CDS encoding DUF2059 domain-containing protein yields the protein MLKKITAGLIGVSLLMAAPAWAQTATSTPKTLELARTLVEKTNAVGLVQQLLPTMVQPLAARIKAANPGREAEVQGLVDKELVPGFKQALDPIFEKIIQLYAEHFTEGELQAILAFYETPAGRKLRSEMPSLVQQTITESRTTLTQSVTPVALNFMAECQKAGLTIPH from the coding sequence TTGCTCAAAAAGATAACGGCCGGCCTGATCGGCGTTTCGTTGTTGATGGCCGCACCCGCCTGGGCGCAGACGGCCACATCGACGCCCAAGACGCTGGAACTGGCCCGCACCCTGGTTGAAAAGACCAATGCCGTGGGGCTGGTGCAGCAGCTGTTGCCCACCATGGTCCAGCCCCTGGCCGCCAGGATCAAGGCCGCGAATCCAGGGCGTGAGGCAGAGGTCCAGGGGTTGGTCGATAAGGAACTGGTGCCGGGCTTCAAGCAGGCCCTGGACCCCATATTCGAGAAGATCATCCAACTCTATGCCGAACATTTCACCGAGGGGGAGTTGCAGGCCATCCTGGCGTTCTATGAGACCCCCGCGGGCCGCAAGCTGCGCAGTGAGATGCCGTCCTTGGTGCAACAGACCATCACGGAATCCAGGACGACGTTGACGCAAAGCGTCACCCCGGTGGCCTTGAACTTCATGGCGGAGTGCCAGAAGGCCGGTCTGACCATTCCCCATTAA
- the ahpC gene encoding alkyl hydroperoxide reductase subunit C: MSLINTEVKPFKATAYHNGKFVPVTEADLKGKWSVVVFYPADFTFVCPTELGDLADNYAEFQKLGVEIYGVSTDTHFAHKAWHDTSDTISKVGYPLVGDPTATLARNFDVLIEEEGLALRGTFVINPEGQIKLCEIHDNGIGRDASELLRKVKAAQYVASHPGEVCPAKWTDGAETLKPSLDLVGKI; the protein is encoded by the coding sequence ATGTCCCTGATCAATACCGAAGTGAAGCCCTTTAAGGCCACCGCCTACCACAACGGCAAGTTCGTTCCGGTGACCGAGGCCGACCTGAAGGGCAAGTGGTCCGTGGTTGTCTTCTACCCGGCCGACTTCACCTTCGTGTGCCCGACCGAGCTGGGCGACCTGGCCGACAACTACGCCGAATTCCAGAAGCTGGGCGTGGAGATCTACGGCGTGTCGACCGACACCCACTTCGCCCACAAGGCCTGGCACGACACCTCCGACACGATTTCCAAGGTGGGCTACCCGCTGGTCGGTGATCCGACCGCCACCCTGGCCCGCAACTTCGACGTCCTGATCGAGGAAGAGGGCCTGGCCCTGCGCGGCACCTTCGTGATCAACCCCGAAGGCCAGATCAAGCTGTGCGAGATCCACGACAACGGCATCGGCCGTGACGCCAGCGAGCTGCTCCGCAAGGTGAAGGCCGCCCAGTACGTCGCCAGCCACCCCGGCGAAGTGTGCCCGGCCAAGTGGACCGATGGCGCCGAGACCCTGAAGCCGTCGCTGGACTTGGTCGGCAAGATCTGA
- a CDS encoding nitrite/sulfite reductase, giving the protein MSPSAAATRPLDPPKDLPDSTAGIYHYDQVDRQFLRERVEQFRRQVDRRLSGELTEDEFKPLRLMNGLYLQLHAYMLRIAVPYGVLTSRQLSQLAHIARVYDKGFGHFTTRQNLQLNWIKLVDVPAILDLLAAVDLHAIQTSGNCIRNVTSDQFAGVADDEVVDPRHYAEVLRQWSTLHPEFTFLPRKFKIAITGSATDRAAVCIHDVGLLVKRDADGRVGFEVYVGGGLGRTPFIGKKLRDFLPEDELIAYLEAVLRVYNAYGRRDNIYKARIKILVHELGIDTFRQEVEAEYARMSPETYRLDAAIIDGIRARFASQPYEALPPVSGALGRARLEDHTFNRWVRTNVAAHRQPGYAIATITLKPAGGIPGDASADQMDAIATLADRYSFGELRVTHEQNLVLAHVRQDDLHALWKELSKIGFGEANSGLITDIIACPGLDYCALANARSIPLAQRISERFADLDRQHDIGELKIKISGCINACGHHHVGHIGILGVDKKGVEAYQLTLGGTAATEGAIGDILGPAMSADEALDAIEGVVGVYLERRQDGERFLDTLTRIGHTPFKDKVYAAH; this is encoded by the coding sequence ATGAGCCCCTCAGCCGCCGCCACCCGCCCCCTTGATCCGCCCAAGGATCTGCCCGACAGCACCGCCGGTATCTACCACTACGACCAGGTGGACCGGCAGTTCCTGAGGGAGCGGGTGGAGCAGTTCCGCCGCCAGGTGGATCGCCGCCTGTCGGGTGAACTGACGGAGGATGAGTTCAAGCCGCTGCGCCTGATGAACGGGCTGTACCTGCAGTTGCACGCCTACATGCTGCGCATCGCCGTGCCCTACGGCGTGCTGACCAGCCGGCAGTTGAGCCAGCTGGCACACATCGCCCGGGTCTACGACAAGGGCTTCGGCCACTTCACCACCCGCCAGAACCTGCAGCTGAACTGGATCAAGCTGGTGGACGTGCCGGCCATCCTGGACCTGCTGGCGGCGGTGGACCTGCACGCCATCCAAACCAGCGGCAACTGCATCCGCAACGTCACGTCCGACCAGTTCGCCGGCGTGGCAGATGACGAGGTGGTGGACCCCCGGCATTACGCCGAGGTGCTGCGCCAGTGGTCGACCCTGCACCCGGAATTCACCTTCCTGCCGCGCAAGTTCAAGATCGCCATCACCGGCAGCGCCACCGACCGCGCCGCCGTCTGCATCCACGACGTCGGCCTGCTGGTGAAGCGCGACGCCGACGGCCGCGTGGGGTTTGAGGTCTATGTCGGCGGCGGCCTGGGCCGCACGCCCTTCATCGGCAAGAAGCTGCGCGACTTCCTGCCCGAGGATGAGCTGATCGCCTATCTGGAGGCGGTGCTGCGCGTCTACAACGCCTATGGTCGGCGCGACAACATCTACAAGGCGCGCATCAAGATCCTGGTGCACGAACTGGGCATCGACACCTTCCGCCAGGAGGTGGAGGCCGAGTACGCCCGCATGTCGCCGGAGACCTACCGCCTGGACGCCGCCATCATCGACGGCATCAGGGCCCGCTTCGCCAGCCAGCCCTATGAGGCGCTGCCGCCGGTGTCTGGCGCCCTGGGCCGGGCGCGGCTGGAGGATCACACCTTCAACCGCTGGGTCCGCACCAACGTGGCCGCCCACCGCCAGCCGGGCTATGCCATCGCCACCATCACCCTGAAGCCGGCGGGCGGCATCCCGGGCGACGCCTCGGCCGACCAGATGGACGCCATCGCCACCCTGGCCGACCGCTACAGCTTCGGCGAACTGCGGGTGACACATGAGCAGAACCTGGTGCTGGCCCACGTGCGCCAGGACGATCTGCACGCCCTGTGGAAGGAACTGTCCAAGATCGGCTTCGGCGAGGCCAATTCCGGCCTGATCACCGACATCATCGCCTGTCCCGGCCTGGACTACTGCGCGCTGGCCAACGCACGCTCCATCCCGCTGGCGCAGCGCATCTCCGAACGTTTCGCGGATTTGGACCGGCAGCACGACATCGGTGAGCTGAAGATCAAGATCAGCGGCTGCATCAACGCCTGCGGCCATCACCATGTCGGCCACATCGGCATCCTGGGTGTCGATAAGAAGGGCGTTGAGGCCTATCAGCTGACCCTGGGCGGCACGGCGGCGACCGAGGGCGCCATCGGCGACATCCTGGGCCCGGCCATGTCGGCGGATGAGGCGCTGGACGCCATCGAAGGCGTGGTCGGCGTTTATTTGGAACGGCGGCAGGACGGGGAACGCTTCCTCGACACCCTGACCCGCATCGGACATACCCCGTTCAAGGACAAGGTCTATGCCGCTCATTGA